The Lewinellaceae bacterium genome has a segment encoding these proteins:
- a CDS encoding 2-oxoacid:acceptor oxidoreductase family protein, whose protein sequence is MLEIRGHARGGQGMVTAFEVLAKIFSQLGDYEVQSFPAFGVERTGAPIQAFLRIARKAILNRSNVYHPDFIIVFDESLLDQVPVFDGLKNGGSLLLNTSKPIKAFVGQCDNVYAVPATQISLDLGLGSKSLPIVNAAMIGAIMRILDADITIAKQVVAANVPVKPEANIKSSQIAYDSVLGLENSNNLLLEALNTNEEAGYEQPVFSKDNNGGNDPKYKVPVWEDPMSKNKTGNWRLLTPSYTTKTPPCTDNCPAGTSVREFVKLAGAHKFDEAFEVIHEHNPFPSICGRVCPHFCEQNCNRNPLDEGLNIGAIERFLGDRMTARKITAVPVTREAKIAIIGSGPAGLTAALRLRSKGYQAVVFEALPKAGGMMRTGIPKFRLPDEILNREIRNIEKAGVEILLNQRKKVAELADSFDAVITAVGSHVSSSMYLDNEDLVTDGIDFLRDFKLFGDQKGLRKGEEVAVIGGGNTAIDVSRTLLRLGAKPTIYYRRTSEQMPAIAQEVEEARHENVQFEFLVAPVSVAKKADGRFELGLIGMELGEKDASGRRRPVRMEGSERFIQVDRIISAIGQRFDDYVFNGRPIMPQQGQIEFQAGVPVFCAGDMAWGGTVAEAIGSGNKVAEEVHAFLQKQPYSHEEVLPEVVLPKDINYTYYLPSARHDNKVFYPKDIFNDFSEVLESLQADEVVDEASRCLSCGDCYSCFNCFNYCPDAAIHVDENGRMRIDYDYCKGCGICVTECPCSAMDFSLS, encoded by the coding sequence ATGTTAGAAATACGAGGCCATGCGCGCGGCGGCCAGGGAATGGTAACCGCTTTTGAAGTACTTGCCAAAATATTCAGCCAACTCGGTGATTATGAGGTACAGTCTTTTCCTGCTTTCGGTGTGGAAAGGACGGGGGCTCCAATTCAGGCATTCCTAAGGATAGCCAGGAAGGCGATTCTCAACCGGAGCAATGTTTATCATCCCGATTTTATCATTGTCTTTGATGAATCCCTTCTCGATCAGGTGCCTGTTTTTGACGGGCTAAAAAATGGGGGATCCCTTTTGCTGAATACCTCCAAACCTATCAAGGCATTTGTGGGGCAGTGTGATAACGTTTATGCCGTACCAGCTACCCAGATTTCGCTGGATCTGGGCCTTGGTAGTAAATCCCTGCCCATCGTCAATGCGGCCATGATTGGTGCAATCATGCGTATCCTTGACGCTGATATCACCATAGCGAAACAAGTGGTTGCCGCAAATGTGCCGGTTAAACCCGAAGCCAACATAAAATCCTCACAAATAGCTTACGACAGTGTTTTGGGGCTTGAAAACAGCAACAACCTTTTATTGGAAGCCCTCAATACGAATGAGGAAGCCGGTTATGAACAGCCTGTATTTTCTAAGGACAACAATGGGGGCAACGATCCGAAATACAAGGTGCCTGTTTGGGAAGACCCTATGTCAAAGAACAAAACGGGAAACTGGCGCTTGCTGACTCCTTCTTACACTACAAAAACGCCTCCCTGTACTGATAACTGCCCGGCCGGCACTTCGGTTCGTGAATTTGTAAAACTGGCCGGAGCCCATAAATTTGATGAAGCGTTCGAGGTAATTCATGAACACAATCCTTTTCCTTCCATTTGCGGTAGGGTTTGTCCCCATTTCTGCGAGCAAAATTGCAACAGGAATCCTCTTGACGAGGGGCTTAATATCGGGGCAATAGAACGTTTCCTGGGGGACAGGATGACGGCACGAAAAATAACCGCTGTTCCGGTTACCCGGGAAGCAAAAATCGCGATCATTGGATCGGGCCCCGCGGGTCTTACGGCTGCTTTACGGCTGCGCAGTAAAGGGTATCAGGCGGTCGTTTTTGAGGCTTTACCCAAAGCGGGAGGCATGATGCGAACGGGTATTCCCAAATTCAGATTACCCGATGAAATTCTCAACCGGGAAATCAGGAATATCGAAAAAGCAGGGGTGGAGATTCTTTTGAATCAGCGTAAAAAAGTGGCTGAATTAGCCGATAGTTTTGATGCCGTGATCACCGCGGTGGGGTCGCATGTCAGTTCATCCATGTACCTCGATAATGAGGATCTCGTCACTGATGGCATTGATTTTCTTAGGGATTTTAAATTATTTGGCGATCAAAAGGGCCTCAGAAAAGGAGAAGAAGTTGCCGTGATCGGCGGAGGGAATACGGCCATTGACGTATCCAGAACCTTGCTGAGGCTGGGAGCCAAACCTACCATTTATTACCGGCGCACCAGTGAGCAAATGCCGGCCATTGCGCAGGAGGTGGAAGAGGCTCGTCACGAAAATGTACAGTTTGAATTTCTTGTTGCGCCTGTTTCTGTGGCCAAAAAAGCGGATGGCCGCTTCGAACTCGGGCTGATAGGCATGGAACTGGGCGAAAAAGATGCTTCGGGGAGAAGGAGGCCGGTTCGTATGGAAGGTTCTGAAAGGTTTATTCAGGTGGATCGCATCATCTCGGCCATAGGTCAAAGATTTGACGATTATGTTTTCAATGGAAGACCCATTATGCCGCAACAGGGGCAAATCGAATTTCAGGCCGGAGTCCCCGTCTTCTGTGCGGGAGATATGGCCTGGGGCGGAACGGTTGCCGAAGCCATTGGTAGCGGGAATAAAGTGGCGGAAGAGGTGCATGCTTTTTTGCAGAAACAACCTTACAGTCACGAGGAAGTGCTTCCGGAAGTCGTTTTGCCCAAAGACATCAATTATACATACTACCTGCCGTCGGCCAGACATGACAATAAGGTCTTTTATCCAAAGGATATTTTTAATGATTTTTCGGAAGTGCTGGAGTCTCTGCAGGCGGATGAGGTGGTGGACGAAGCTTCCCGCTGTTTGAGTTGCGGAGATTGTTACAGTTGTTTCAATTGTTTTAATTACTGCCCGGATGCCGCTATTCATGTGGATGAAAATGGCAGGATGCGAATTGATTATGATTACTGTAAAGGATGTGGCATTTGTGTTACAGAATGTCCTTGTTCAGCGATGGATTTTAGCTTAAGTTAA
- the porA gene encoding pyruvate ferredoxin oxidoreductase, whose amino-acid sequence MENKIQERKKTVKGYPRHTMRIMKGNFAASEAAQLCRVDFVPAYPITPQTTIIESIAEKVAQGEMEATYINMDSEHSVFAAAMGAAMGGSRVFTATAGQGLFYSHELLHAIAHFRLPVVACNVGRPSIPWNIWSDQTDSLAQRDTGWVQYYGESSQEVLDTIIQSYMLAEALELPVLVVLDAFYQSHTSENIWVPDADLVDEFLPPKALKGNEIDPDHPKDFGGLVPPEHYGKFNMNYWEDVNKVELLSEKIARRFETHFGRKYSNVEAVNIGKNTKIVLVTLSSITTTARGVIQKYPDVGLLKIRLFKPFPKNSVLEALKDLPEDAIIASVERNFIGDNEGAIMQEMLRTLYGKKYRLHDFYAGMGGKDVPPETIEKIIYMARNNPEYINWV is encoded by the coding sequence ATGGAAAATAAAATCCAGGAACGTAAAAAAACGGTCAAGGGATATCCACGGCACACCATGAGGATCATGAAAGGGAATTTTGCGGCATCAGAAGCCGCCCAGTTGTGTCGAGTGGATTTTGTGCCCGCTTATCCCATTACCCCTCAGACTACCATCATTGAAAGTATTGCAGAAAAGGTAGCCCAGGGTGAAATGGAAGCCACCTACATCAATATGGATAGTGAACATTCCGTTTTTGCAGCGGCTATGGGAGCTGCAATGGGAGGTTCGCGTGTATTCACCGCCACAGCAGGGCAGGGGTTGTTTTATTCTCACGAGTTGTTGCATGCTATTGCTCACTTCAGATTGCCGGTGGTGGCTTGTAATGTGGGAAGGCCTTCTATACCGTGGAACATCTGGTCCGACCAGACGGATTCTCTTGCGCAAAGAGATACCGGTTGGGTGCAATATTACGGGGAGAGTTCTCAGGAAGTGCTCGACACGATCATACAGTCCTATATGTTGGCAGAAGCCCTGGAATTGCCTGTTTTGGTGGTGTTGGATGCCTTTTACCAAAGTCATACCAGTGAAAATATTTGGGTGCCGGATGCAGATCTCGTAGATGAATTCCTGCCTCCAAAGGCGCTTAAAGGAAACGAAATTGATCCTGACCATCCCAAAGATTTTGGTGGACTCGTTCCACCTGAACACTATGGGAAATTCAATATGAATTATTGGGAGGATGTCAATAAAGTGGAATTGCTTTCCGAAAAAATTGCCAGGAGGTTTGAAACCCATTTCGGGCGTAAATACAGCAATGTGGAGGCGGTGAATATTGGCAAAAACACCAAAATCGTCCTGGTGACCCTCTCAAGCATAACCACTACTGCCAGAGGCGTCATTCAAAAATACCCGGATGTGGGATTGCTGAAAATCAGGTTATTCAAGCCTTTTCCTAAAAATTCAGTACTCGAAGCCTTAAAAGACCTTCCGGAAGATGCCATTATTGCCAGCGTGGAGCGTAATTTCATCGGAGACAATGAGGGAGCCATTATGCAGGAAATGCTTCGTACCCTTTACGGTAAAAAGTACAGGTTGCACGATTTTTATGCCGGGATGGGTGGAAAGGATGTTCCACCTGAAACAATAGAAAAGATCATTTACATGGCCAGAAACAACCCTGAGTATATAAATTGGGTGTAA
- a CDS encoding pyruvate synthase subunit beta, with product MEPSFDFLIKEEKVFSGALSCRGCGWSLLVRHLASILGEKTVYVLPASCFSIISGPYPLNDLKGTVVHTVFAGAPATATGVRAALDRRGMEDVPVVILAGDGSTFDIGLQSLSGAASRGENILYIVNNNGAYMNTGIQTSTATPYGAMTTTSPGAQGFKKTWPKDLMGIIAAHNLPYAATCSLAFLEDFRRKVEKAKEMKGFRLLMIDGPCPPGHKTDPSQSISLARLAVETRLFPLIEIEHFDYRINYTPEKFVPVEACMKLQGRFKNVFKTGNEQILEDIQEHTDKNWKRLEALAAMVV from the coding sequence ATGGAACCATCATTTGATTTTTTGATAAAAGAAGAAAAAGTATTCTCAGGTGCATTGAGTTGCAGAGGTTGTGGCTGGTCCCTTTTAGTCAGGCACCTGGCCAGTATTTTGGGCGAGAAAACGGTATATGTGCTTCCAGCCTCCTGCTTTTCCATTATATCGGGTCCTTATCCTTTAAATGATTTGAAAGGCACCGTTGTGCACACGGTTTTTGCCGGAGCGCCTGCTACGGCAACAGGTGTCCGGGCAGCTCTTGATCGTCGAGGTATGGAGGATGTACCGGTAGTGATCCTGGCCGGAGATGGCAGTACTTTTGATATAGGATTGCAGTCCCTGTCCGGAGCCGCCTCCCGTGGGGAGAATATCCTGTACATTGTCAACAACAACGGGGCCTACATGAATACGGGGATACAGACCAGTACTGCAACCCCTTATGGTGCTATGACGACGACCAGTCCCGGAGCTCAGGGGTTTAAAAAAACCTGGCCCAAGGATCTCATGGGCATCATCGCGGCTCACAATCTTCCCTATGCCGCCACTTGCTCCCTGGCTTTTCTCGAAGATTTTCGAAGGAAGGTTGAAAAGGCAAAAGAAATGAAAGGTTTTCGTCTGCTGATGATCGATGGCCCTTGTCCTCCGGGGCATAAAACCGACCCGTCACAATCCATTTCGCTGGCACGACTGGCGGTGGAAACCAGGTTGTTCCCCTTGATCGAAATTGAGCATTTTGATTACCGGATCAATTATACGCCCGAAAAATTCGTTCCGGTGGAAGCCTGTATGAAATTGCAGGGAAGATTTAAAAATGTCTTTAAAACCGGCAATGAACAAATATTGGAGGACATCCAGGAGCATACGGATAAAAACTGGAAACGGCTGGAAGCCCTGGCGGCGATGGTGGTTTAG
- a CDS encoding DUF4918 family protein, with protein MTFSTRVIDFFNRIQAPEVPKGIGVMNPYVTAEVKAIVRQFYGKYYNDQHPRRLIFGINPGRFGAGITGIPFTDPIRLETSCDIHNTFQKRLEVSSVFVYNFIKKYGGPEMFYKDYFITATFPLGFTFEGKNINYYDQKPLQEALEALIIRYINEQLEWNVKTDVAYCLGKGKNLKYLEKLNKKHQFFGEIRPLPHPRWVMQYRYPMRDEIAEQIALELKGP; from the coding sequence ATGACCTTTTCCACCCGGGTAATTGATTTTTTCAACCGCATCCAGGCCCCCGAAGTGCCCAAAGGGATTGGTGTCATGAACCCATATGTGACAGCGGAGGTAAAAGCCATTGTCCGGCAATTTTACGGTAAGTATTATAACGATCAGCATCCCCGGCGGTTGATATTTGGGATCAATCCGGGCAGATTTGGCGCAGGCATCACCGGGATCCCTTTTACCGATCCCATTCGCCTCGAAACTAGTTGCGATATTCATAATACTTTTCAAAAGAGACTTGAAGTTTCCAGTGTATTCGTTTATAATTTTATTAAAAAGTACGGCGGCCCCGAGATGTTTTATAAAGATTATTTTATCACGGCCACCTTTCCGTTAGGGTTTACCTTTGAAGGGAAGAACATCAATTATTATGATCAAAAGCCGCTGCAGGAAGCCCTTGAAGCCCTGATCATCCGATACATAAACGAACAACTCGAATGGAATGTCAAAACCGATGTGGCTTACTGTCTGGGCAAGGGCAAAAATTTGAAATATCTGGAAAAACTCAACAAAAAACATCAATTTTTTGGTGAAATACGCCCCCTTCCTCATCCTCGATGGGTCATGCAATACCGGTATCCAATGAGGGATGAAATTGCTGAGCAGATTGCCCTTGAGTTAAAAGGTCCCTAA
- a CDS encoding cation transporter, translating to MNPNSKKAIQTTYVSIFGNVLLALAKGLTGIFGHSFALVADAIESTTDVFASILVLMGLKYATKPADENHPYGHGKAEALITFAVVGFLVISATVIAYKSIQNIRSPQEMPESYTLIVLAVIVLIKEFFYRFVSRKSDETRSTSLKADAWHHRSDAITSLMAFIGISIALIMGEGYEAADDWAALMASGFIVFNAYLIFRPALGEIMDEHLHDDLISKIRALAGLVEGVVDTEKCFVRKSGLSYHVDLHLIVNGNISVREGHGIAHNLKNYLQLKMPEISDILIHVEPDE from the coding sequence ATGAATCCCAATAGCAAAAAGGCCATTCAAACCACTTATGTGAGTATCTTTGGCAATGTCCTGTTAGCCCTGGCCAAAGGCCTGACCGGAATTTTTGGGCATTCATTTGCTCTGGTGGCAGATGCCATTGAATCAACCACGGATGTTTTTGCCTCCATTTTGGTGTTGATGGGATTAAAATATGCCACAAAACCTGCCGATGAAAACCATCCTTACGGACATGGCAAGGCTGAAGCCCTGATCACCTTTGCCGTAGTGGGTTTCCTGGTGATATCTGCTACGGTGATTGCTTATAAGAGCATTCAAAACATTCGTTCTCCACAGGAAATGCCTGAAAGTTACACCCTCATCGTTTTGGCGGTTATCGTGCTGATCAAAGAATTTTTTTATCGGTTCGTTTCCAGGAAGAGCGATGAAACACGAAGTACTTCCCTCAAGGCGGACGCCTGGCATCACCGGAGTGATGCCATCACCTCTTTGATGGCTTTCATCGGCATTTCCATTGCCCTTATCATGGGAGAAGGGTATGAAGCGGCTGATGACTGGGCAGCTTTGATGGCATCAGGATTTATTGTTTTTAACGCTTACCTGATTTTCAGACCGGCACTCGGGGAGATTATGGATGAACACCTGCATGATGATCTGATCAGTAAGATCAGGGCCTTGGCAGGTTTGGTGGAAGGCGTGGTGGATACAGAAAAGTGTTTTGTGAGAAAATCCGGTCTTTCTTATCATGTTGACCTGCATTTGATCGTTAATGGGAATATAAGTGTCAGGGAAGGCCATGGTATTGCGCACAACTTAAAAAATTATTTACAGCTTAAAATGCCTGAAATTTCAGACATATTGATTCACGTGGAGCCGGATGAATAA
- a CDS encoding 2TM domain-containing protein encodes METDQLYDKARKKVKNKAGFFVHLGVFIPVGIFLFLLNMFTSPDILWFHFPMLCWGLGLAIHYTVIFGIPGTKILSPDWEEDELDKEIERLRRIQDKTRTKKYLLDMGGFKEDSLDLRELDKQREEMFDEEDLV; translated from the coding sequence ATGGAAACAGATCAACTTTACGACAAAGCCAGGAAAAAAGTAAAAAATAAAGCGGGGTTCTTTGTTCACCTTGGGGTATTTATTCCCGTAGGTATATTTTTGTTCCTTTTGAATATGTTTACGTCCCCGGATATCTTATGGTTTCATTTCCCTATGTTATGCTGGGGATTAGGTCTGGCCATTCATTACACGGTCATCTTTGGTATTCCCGGAACGAAAATTCTCAGCCCGGACTGGGAAGAAGATGAGTTGGATAAGGAAATAGAACGCCTGAGACGCATCCAGGATAAAACCCGCACCAAAAAATATCTTTTGGACATGGGAGGGTTTAAGGAAGATTCCCTTGATCTCAGGGAACTGGATAAACAACGGGAGGAAATGTTTGATGAGGAAGACCTGGTTTAA
- the smc gene encoding chromosome segregation protein SMC translates to MRLQSLEIKGFKSFANDTKINFGQDVIGIVGPNGSGKSNIVDAIRWVLGEQKSSELRLDQMSSVIFNGTKKRKQGGLAQVSLTFDNTKNLLPTEYQSITITRMLYRSGESEYRLNGVACRLKDITSLFLDTGIGSNSYAIIALGMVDDILADKDDSRRKMFEQAAGVSKYKIRKKQTLNKLKSTTEDLDRIEDLLFEINANLETLEKQAKRAEKYFELKNEYKKLSVDMAILKVASLKVKQNELKATLEKEEDKYREYDVVTRKLEAQLEHERKANVDKEKALSESQRELNSLIGHIRGMENDKRMMEQKQEFLEQNMQKSNQDIQSASGRIAQLEGDIEHFRSELNLSKREEARLEEELEATELALKKVKESHGSIKAELDDIVNSQQEAERALFSLEKQKAVNANEIENYQRLIEQNRLDIELRVEEVNSLKLKIEAIRKEEEGKAKSLENLEKAEAGRVEEIRLTEEELDTLQKTMTRVNRELDSKRNEFKLTQSMIENLEGFPESIRFLSGSKEWKKDTPLLSDIIYVKEEYRIAIENFLEPYLNYYVVQNLEEAQQAIRLLSRSQKGKANFFILDAFAHYEAPMKMLPGTKHAIDLVETDMNYRRLCGYLLENVLITDNEQFEIHDMDEDVTILSKSGSFIRRKFSVSGGSVGLFEGKKIGRKKNLEILDSSIKKLEREENKFSTAFYNLKSKIDHLKTGNHNPEIHQERNALNQLSQERISLATRLENFQTFIAEADAKFQKSSEAIKTLEASNISIDKDLEEKMNIVRGVKDQIANMDGSYREVAEELSTASANFNQKNIAFIQQQNRVGALQRELVFREKQLEETLTALDANQRQLRENSEEIKRIQSGIDELQNNLLTKYEERKAKESSLTEVEQLYFSGRGGINEIEDKLRQTGRARQDAQILINQIKEKYTDIKFQVSSVAQRLKIEFEMDINSIINQDPEDPNQDPEELEMKVDRMRRRLENYGEINPMAVEAYNEMKGRFDSITKQRNDIVEAKDSLIATIKEIEETATIQFLDSFSKARLYFIDVFRSLFTEDDNCDLILLEPDNPLESKIEIVAKPKGKRPQTISQLSGGEKTLTAIALLFALYLLKPAPFCIFDEVDAPLDDANILKFNKIIKKFSVESQFIIVTHNKLTMASVDTIYGVYMAEQGVSGVSPVDFRDFEHKATFEVSR, encoded by the coding sequence ATGAGATTGCAAAGTCTGGAAATAAAAGGTTTTAAGAGTTTTGCCAACGATACGAAGATCAACTTCGGGCAGGACGTCATTGGGATTGTCGGGCCAAACGGCTCCGGGAAGTCCAATATCGTCGATGCTATTCGCTGGGTGCTCGGAGAGCAAAAGAGCAGCGAGCTCCGCCTCGACCAAATGTCCAGCGTGATTTTTAACGGCACCAAAAAGCGTAAGCAGGGTGGATTGGCACAGGTTTCCCTGACTTTTGACAATACTAAAAACCTGCTTCCTACCGAATACCAGTCGATTACTATTACCCGAATGTTATATCGTTCCGGTGAAAGTGAATATCGTCTGAATGGTGTAGCCTGCCGGCTGAAAGACATCACTTCCTTATTTTTAGATACCGGGATTGGCTCCAATTCCTATGCCATCATCGCATTGGGGATGGTCGATGATATCCTGGCCGACAAGGATGATTCCCGCCGGAAAATGTTTGAGCAGGCCGCCGGAGTTTCCAAATACAAAATTCGCAAAAAGCAGACCCTCAATAAGTTAAAAAGTACGACTGAAGATCTCGACCGGATCGAGGACCTGCTGTTTGAAATAAACGCCAACCTGGAGACCCTTGAGAAACAAGCCAAAAGGGCCGAAAAATATTTTGAGCTTAAAAACGAATACAAGAAACTGAGCGTTGATATGGCTATCCTTAAGGTAGCTTCGCTCAAGGTCAAACAAAACGAGCTAAAGGCTACCCTGGAAAAGGAAGAGGACAAATACCGCGAATACGACGTCGTGACCAGGAAACTGGAAGCCCAACTCGAACATGAGCGTAAAGCCAATGTGGATAAAGAAAAGGCATTGTCTGAAAGTCAGCGTGAACTGAACAGCCTCATCGGCCATATTCGTGGTATGGAGAACGACAAACGCATGATGGAACAGAAACAGGAGTTTCTCGAACAAAACATGCAGAAGTCGAATCAGGATATACAGTCTGCCAGCGGTAGAATTGCGCAATTGGAAGGCGATATTGAGCATTTTCGTTCAGAACTCAATTTGTCAAAAAGAGAAGAAGCCCGTCTGGAGGAGGAACTTGAAGCAACAGAATTGGCGCTGAAAAAGGTTAAAGAAAGCCACGGCTCCATAAAAGCTGAATTGGACGACATTGTCAATAGTCAGCAAGAGGCCGAACGCGCCTTGTTTTCCCTGGAAAAACAAAAAGCGGTCAATGCCAATGAGATCGAAAATTACCAGCGGCTCATCGAACAAAACAGACTCGATATAGAGTTGAGGGTAGAAGAAGTCAATTCCCTTAAATTGAAAATAGAGGCCATTCGCAAAGAAGAAGAGGGGAAAGCCAAATCGCTGGAGAATCTTGAAAAAGCCGAAGCGGGTCGTGTGGAAGAAATCCGCCTGACGGAAGAGGAACTGGATACGCTTCAGAAGACCATGACCCGTGTGAACAGGGAACTGGATTCCAAGCGCAATGAATTCAAACTGACTCAGAGCATGATCGAAAACCTCGAAGGTTTTCCGGAGTCCATCCGTTTTTTAAGTGGAAGCAAGGAGTGGAAAAAAGATACGCCCCTGCTTTCCGACATCATTTATGTCAAGGAAGAATATAGAATTGCCATAGAGAATTTTCTAGAGCCATATCTGAACTATTATGTCGTTCAAAACCTGGAAGAGGCCCAGCAGGCCATCCGCTTATTGAGCAGGAGCCAGAAAGGGAAGGCCAACTTTTTTATTTTGGATGCTTTTGCTCATTACGAGGCACCTATGAAGATGCTTCCGGGGACAAAACATGCCATTGACCTGGTGGAGACGGATATGAATTATCGCCGATTGTGCGGTTATTTGCTTGAAAATGTGTTGATTACGGATAATGAACAGTTCGAAATCCACGATATGGATGAGGATGTGACCATTCTTTCGAAAAGTGGCAGTTTCATCCGCAGGAAGTTCAGCGTATCAGGAGGATCGGTCGGTTTATTTGAAGGAAAAAAGATCGGGCGCAAGAAAAATCTCGAAATACTCGATTCATCCATCAAAAAACTTGAGCGGGAAGAGAATAAGTTCTCCACTGCTTTTTATAATCTGAAAAGTAAAATTGATCACCTGAAAACAGGGAATCATAATCCCGAAATACACCAGGAGCGGAATGCGCTGAACCAATTGAGCCAGGAACGTATTTCCCTGGCTACGCGACTGGAAAATTTCCAGACCTTCATTGCTGAAGCAGATGCCAAATTCCAAAAATCAAGTGAGGCGATCAAGACCCTTGAGGCTTCCAATATCAGCATAGATAAGGACCTGGAGGAAAAAATGAATATCGTCAGGGGCGTGAAAGACCAGATTGCCAATATGGATGGATCTTACCGGGAAGTGGCAGAGGAACTCAGTACGGCATCGGCGAATTTCAACCAAAAAAATATTGCCTTCATTCAGCAGCAAAATAGGGTAGGAGCGTTACAAAGAGAATTGGTTTTCAGGGAGAAGCAATTGGAAGAAACCCTTACTGCCTTGGATGCCAATCAGCGTCAGTTAAGGGAAAATAGTGAGGAAATCAAACGGATACAGTCAGGAATTGATGAGTTGCAAAATAACCTGCTGACCAAATACGAGGAGCGTAAAGCAAAAGAATCCTCCCTGACGGAGGTGGAGCAATTGTATTTCAGTGGCCGTGGCGGCATCAATGAGATCGAAGATAAACTCCGTCAGACAGGTCGCGCCCGACAGGATGCACAAATCCTCATCAACCAGATTAAGGAAAAATATACCGATATCAAATTCCAGGTGAGCTCTGTAGCCCAGCGCCTTAAGATCGAGTTTGAAATGGATATCAACTCCATCATCAACCAGGACCCCGAAGATCCCAACCAGGATCCTGAAGAACTGGAGATGAAAGTCGACCGGATGCGACGCCGTCTGGAAAATTACGGGGAGATCAACCCCATGGCAGTGGAAGCCTATAACGAGATGAAAGGTCGTTTTGATTCCATCACTAAACAAAGGAATGACATCGTCGAGGCTAAGGATTCCCTGATCGCCACCATCAAGGAGATCGAAGAGACCGCCACCATCCAGTTTTTGGATTCTTTCAGCAAAGCCAGGCTGTATTTTATCGATGTATTCCGCAGTCTTTTTACCGAGGATGACAACTGCGATCTCATCCTGCTCGAACCAGATAACCCGCTGGAGTCCAAGATCGAGATCGTCGCCAAGCCAAAAGGCAAGCGTCCACAAACCATCAGCCAGCTCTCAGGAGGAGAAAAGACCCTCACGGCCATCGCCCTGCTGTTTGCCCTATACCTGCTGAAACCGGCCCCTTTCTGTATCTTCGATGAGGTAGATGCGCCATTGGATGATGCCAACATACTCAAGTTCAACAAGATCATCAAAAAATTCTCCGTGGAATCCCAGTTCATCATCGTGACTCACAACAAACTGACCATGGCTTCGGTAGATACTATCTACGGAGTGTATATGGCAGAACAGGGCGTTTCAGGCGTCAGTCCCGTCGATTTCCGGGATTTTGAGCATAAGGCTACTTTTGAGGTGAGCAGGTAG
- a CDS encoding alpha/beta fold hydrolase encodes MSKFRTRFRKVLRIIGIVFFILLAFVFFAMHFLMPFRESDKKIEKYFAEKHVPVVIHHVEYQGAPVRFIETKGSEAPDSTLIIFVHGAPGSLSDHKAFLADSLLLSKARMVSMDRLGYGYSHYGQSVPGIGEQAAFIKFIVEQFPHKKVILCGHSFGGPIVAKFAMDYPELADKVIMLAPLNEPETEPMFNMAYLAKWKLTRWTLPAAINVSADEKFAHAAELEKMKGGWANLKVPMVHIHGTKDMLAPFSNVKFSEDHIPAALLQTIVLEGANHFLPWSHYELVRKVLLESI; translated from the coding sequence ATGTCAAAATTCAGAACCCGCTTTCGCAAAGTGCTCAGGATCATTGGTATTGTTTTTTTTATTCTTCTGGCATTTGTTTTTTTTGCTATGCATTTCCTGATGCCTTTCAGGGAATCGGATAAAAAAATTGAAAAATATTTCGCCGAAAAGCATGTTCCTGTAGTCATTCATCATGTCGAATACCAGGGCGCTCCGGTTCGGTTTATTGAAACCAAAGGATCTGAAGCCCCCGACAGTACGCTCATCATTTTTGTACATGGAGCCCCGGGGTCTTTGTCAGATCATAAAGCTTTTTTGGCTGATAGCCTGCTGCTTTCAAAGGCGAGAATGGTTTCCATGGATCGCCTTGGCTATGGCTATTCGCATTATGGACAATCTGTGCCCGGGATTGGGGAACAGGCAGCGTTTATTAAATTTATCGTGGAGCAGTTTCCCCATAAAAAGGTCATTCTTTGCGGTCATTCTTTTGGAGGGCCCATCGTGGCAAAATTCGCCATGGATTATCCCGAGCTAGCCGATAAGGTCATCATGCTGGCTCCCTTGAATGAGCCGGAAACAGAACCCATGTTCAATATGGCTTACCTGGCCAAGTGGAAACTTACCCGCTGGACGTTGCCTGCAGCCATCAATGTTTCGGCTGATGAAAAATTTGCCCATGCGGCCGAACTGGAAAAGATGAAAGGAGGGTGGGCAAACCTGAAAGTGCCCATGGTACATATTCATGGCACAAAGGATATGCTGGCGCCGTTTTCCAATGTAAAATTCAGCGAGGATCATATTCCTGCTGCATTGCTGCAAACCATTGTATTAGAGGGTGCGAATCATTTTTTGCCCTGGTCGCATTATGAATTGGTGAGGAAGGTTTTGTTGGAAAGTATTTAG